A region from the Paraurantiacibacter namhicola genome encodes:
- a CDS encoding EAL domain-containing protein: MTSVTFMVDRRTRTDRRRPSRHPLADDLAAAMQTGVLDILFQPQFACKDNALSGAEALVRWEHGVHGDLAGDAVFDIAAGSGQSLALSAHVRRAALAEATKWPENLRLSLNVTARDLEESDFAEAVLEELRESGFPADRLTLEITEQALLDDVEESARILSRLTAAGVAISLDDFGAGFCNFQYLKALPLAALKLDRSMVTGVCSDPRDLAVFRGIVAMAKALDLRVVAEGIETEAQRDAVKSEGCDRWQGFLGGKPMPAKEFANLI; encoded by the coding sequence ATGACAAGTGTCACCTTCATGGTCGATCGCAGAACCCGAACGGACCGCCGACGTCCCAGCCGCCACCCGCTGGCGGATGACCTTGCGGCCGCCATGCAGACCGGCGTGCTCGACATCCTGTTCCAGCCGCAATTCGCCTGCAAAGACAACGCCCTGAGCGGCGCGGAGGCACTGGTGCGCTGGGAGCACGGGGTGCACGGAGACCTGGCCGGCGATGCGGTTTTCGACATCGCGGCCGGCAGCGGGCAATCGCTGGCGCTTTCTGCCCATGTGCGGCGCGCGGCGCTGGCCGAGGCAACGAAATGGCCGGAAAACCTGCGCCTGTCGCTCAATGTGACCGCGCGCGACCTGGAGGAAAGCGACTTCGCCGAGGCCGTGCTTGAGGAGCTGCGCGAAAGCGGCTTCCCGGCGGATCGGCTGACGCTGGAAATCACGGAGCAGGCGCTGCTCGACGATGTGGAGGAATCCGCGCGTATCCTTTCACGCCTGACAGCGGCCGGGGTGGCCATCTCGCTCGACGATTTCGGGGCGGGGTTCTGCAACTTCCAGTATCTGAAAGCCCTGCCACTGGCGGCGCTGAAGCTGGACCGCAGCATGGTGACGGGCGTCTGCAGCGACCCGCGCGACCTGGCGGTGTTCCGGGGCATCGTGGCCATGGCCAAGGCGCTGGACCTGCGCGTGGTGGCGGAAGGGATCGAGACCGAAGCCCAGCGCGACGCCGTAAAGTCCGAAGGCTGCGACCGCTGGCAGGGCTTCCTGGGCGGGAAGCCGATGCCGGCGAAAGAGTTCGCCAACCTCATCTAA
- a CDS encoding NAD kinase, protein MAGPFERLALLASDTDKAQEAREQVEGTRDWVPLEEADAAVVLGGDGFMLATLHSMLDGGRVIPVYGLNLGTVGFLMNRYRKDLNLSERIAKAKPFTIAPLCMTATTQDGETIQYNAINEVSLLRETRQSARIEVSVGGKVRIPRLTCDGVLLATPAGSTAYNLSANGPILPLDSELLALTPISAFRPRRWRGAILPDRSTVKFRILEADKRPVAAVADQKEVRDIAEVSIEIARDDRLSLLFDPGHSLDERIVSEQFVG, encoded by the coding sequence TTGGCCGGTCCATTCGAACGCCTGGCTCTGCTCGCCTCAGACACGGACAAGGCGCAGGAAGCGCGCGAGCAGGTGGAAGGCACGCGCGACTGGGTCCCGCTGGAGGAAGCCGATGCCGCCGTGGTGCTGGGCGGCGATGGCTTCATGCTGGCGACGCTGCACAGCATGCTGGATGGGGGCCGCGTAATCCCGGTTTACGGGCTGAACCTGGGCACGGTCGGCTTCCTGATGAACCGCTATCGAAAGGACCTGAACCTGTCGGAGCGGATCGCCAAGGCGAAGCCCTTCACGATCGCGCCGCTGTGCATGACCGCCACCACGCAGGACGGCGAGACGATCCAGTACAATGCCATCAACGAAGTCAGCCTTCTGCGCGAAACGCGCCAGTCCGCGCGGATCGAGGTGTCGGTGGGCGGCAAGGTGCGCATCCCGCGCCTGACGTGCGACGGGGTGCTGCTGGCGACGCCAGCTGGCTCCACCGCTTACAACCTTTCCGCAAACGGGCCGATCCTGCCGCTCGATTCGGAGCTGCTGGCCCTCACCCCCATCAGCGCCTTCCGCCCCCGCCGCTGGCGCGGGGCCATCCTGCCCGATCGCAGCACGGTGAAATTCCGCATCTTGGAGGCGGACAAGCGCCCCGTGGCCGCCGTGGCCGACCAGAAGGAAGTGCGCGACATCGCCGAAGTCAGCATCGAGATTGCACGCGATGATCGCCTCAGCCTGTTGTTCGACCCCGGCCATTCGCTGGACGAGCGGATCGTGTCGGAGCAATTCGTGGGCTGA
- the secA gene encoding preprotein translocase subunit SecA: MFGSLGKALFGSSNDRYVRSLDKIVGTINAIEPQLEDFSDEELKAQTQKFRDMLADGKTLDDILPEAFATVREASKRVLGMRHFDVQMVGGIVLHRGEIAEMRTGEGKTLVATLATYLNAIEGKGVHVVTVNDYLASRDAEWMGRLHGFLGLTVGTIVPNLPEHERRAAYAADITYGTNNEFGFDYLRDNMKHERSQMVQRPFNYAIVDEVDSILIDEARTPLIISGPTDDKQDLYIALDEIVKNLEEEYYEKDEKSKNVQLTEEGIEEVEKRLAAAGLLEGENLYDVENTQVVHHLDQALKAIVMFKRDTDYIVKDDKVVIIDEFTGRMMDGRRWSNGLHQAAEAKEGVKIEPENQTMASITFQNYFRMYPKLSGMTGTAATEAGEFWDIYKLNVVEIPTNVPVQRIDEEDEFYKNTLDKFAAIAKSIKEKNQIGQPVLVGTVSIEKSELLSQFLDKEGVKHEVLNARQHEREAHIVAQAGRIGAVTIATNMAGRGTDIQLGGNVDFRIEAELADMEDGPKRDMEVDRIKAEVEAEKQKVLEAGGLFVLGTERHESRRIDNQLRGRSGRQGDPGLSRFYLCLEDDLLRIFGPDTLFSKMMNSNLEDGEAIGSKWLSKAIETAQKKVEARNYEVRKQVVEYDNVMNDQRKVVYEQRAEIMDSETVDDVVVDMRNDAVNAIVFSHAPPGSYPEQWDVAGLKEKVSDVFGIDLPLEDWMAEDGLDPEDIEERLSAQATEKMDRKIAESDPSVWRQVEKQVLLQQLDHHWKEHLATLDALRQVVFLRAYAQKQPINEYKQEAFGLFENMLETIREDVTRILLNSQLRMAPPPQQELPDLPEFLTGHIDPFFGTDNSDGSSKPTGAEAMLGALAGSAAAAAGPGGHFPDDPFKDQAVSRNAPCPCGSGNKYKHCHGAM, translated from the coding sequence ATGTTCGGCTCTCTCGGCAAGGCCCTGTTCGGCTCTTCCAACGATCGTTACGTCCGCTCGCTCGACAAGATTGTCGGCACCATCAACGCCATCGAACCCCAGCTGGAGGATTTCTCCGACGAGGAGCTGAAGGCGCAGACCCAGAAGTTCCGCGACATGCTGGCGGACGGCAAGACGCTGGACGATATCCTGCCCGAAGCCTTCGCCACCGTGCGCGAGGCGTCCAAGCGCGTGCTCGGCATGCGCCATTTCGATGTGCAGATGGTGGGCGGCATCGTGCTCCACCGCGGCGAAATCGCCGAAATGCGCACGGGTGAGGGCAAGACGCTGGTGGCAACGCTCGCCACCTATCTCAACGCCATCGAGGGCAAGGGCGTCCACGTCGTGACGGTGAACGATTACCTGGCCAGCCGCGATGCGGAATGGATGGGCCGCCTGCATGGCTTCCTGGGCCTGACTGTCGGCACCATCGTGCCCAACCTGCCAGAGCACGAGCGGCGGGCCGCCTATGCCGCCGACATCACATACGGCACCAACAACGAATTCGGCTTCGATTACCTGCGCGACAACATGAAGCACGAGCGCAGCCAGATGGTGCAGCGCCCCTTCAATTACGCCATCGTCGACGAGGTGGATTCCATCCTGATCGACGAGGCGCGGACCCCGCTGATCATCTCTGGCCCGACCGATGACAAGCAGGATCTCTACATCGCGCTCGACGAAATCGTGAAGAACCTGGAAGAGGAATATTACGAGAAGGACGAGAAATCCAAGAACGTCCAGCTGACTGAGGAGGGGATCGAGGAGGTCGAGAAGCGCCTCGCCGCCGCCGGCCTGCTGGAGGGCGAGAACCTGTACGATGTCGAGAACACGCAGGTCGTGCACCACCTCGACCAGGCGCTGAAAGCTATCGTGATGTTCAAGCGCGATACGGATTACATCGTAAAGGACGACAAGGTCGTCATCATCGATGAATTCACCGGCCGCATGATGGACGGTCGCCGCTGGTCCAACGGCCTGCACCAGGCCGCCGAGGCGAAGGAAGGCGTGAAGATCGAGCCCGAGAACCAGACCATGGCCTCGATCACTTTCCAGAACTATTTCCGCATGTATCCCAAGCTGTCCGGCATGACCGGCACGGCCGCCACCGAAGCGGGCGAATTCTGGGACATCTACAAGCTGAACGTGGTGGAGATCCCAACGAACGTCCCCGTCCAGCGCATCGACGAGGAAGACGAGTTCTACAAGAACACGCTCGACAAGTTCGCGGCCATCGCGAAATCGATCAAGGAAAAGAACCAGATCGGCCAGCCGGTGCTGGTCGGCACGGTCTCCATCGAGAAGTCGGAGCTGCTCAGCCAGTTCCTCGACAAGGAAGGCGTGAAGCACGAGGTGCTGAATGCCCGCCAGCACGAGCGTGAAGCGCATATCGTGGCGCAGGCCGGCCGCATCGGCGCCGTTACCATCGCCACCAACATGGCCGGCCGCGGCACGGACATCCAGCTGGGCGGCAATGTCGACTTCCGCATCGAGGCCGAGCTTGCCGACATGGAAGACGGCCCCAAGCGCGACATGGAAGTGGACCGCATCAAGGCCGAAGTGGAAGCCGAAAAGCAGAAGGTGCTGGAAGCGGGCGGCCTGTTCGTGCTGGGCACCGAGCGCCATGAAAGCCGCCGGATCGACAACCAGCTGCGTGGCCGCTCCGGCCGCCAGGGCGACCCGGGCCTCTCGCGCTTCTACCTCTGCCTAGAAGACGACCTGCTGCGCATCTTCGGCCCAGACACGCTATTTTCCAAGATGATGAACTCCAACCTGGAGGACGGCGAGGCGATCGGCTCCAAGTGGTTGAGCAAGGCCATCGAAACTGCGCAGAAGAAGGTCGAGGCGCGCAATTACGAAGTCCGCAAGCAGGTCGTCGAATACGACAACGTGATGAATGACCAGCGCAAGGTTGTGTACGAACAGCGCGCGGAAATCATGGACTCCGAAACGGTGGACGACGTGGTGGTCGACATGCGCAACGATGCAGTCAACGCCATCGTCTTCAGCCACGCGCCTCCCGGCTCCTATCCCGAACAGTGGGATGTCGCGGGCCTGAAGGAGAAGGTCTCCGACGTCTTCGGCATCGATCTGCCGCTGGAAGACTGGATGGCGGAAGACGGGCTGGACCCGGAAGACATCGAGGAGCGCCTGTCCGCGCAGGCGACGGAGAAAATGGATCGCAAGATCGCCGAATCCGATCCCTCCGTCTGGCGCCAGGTGGAAAAGCAGGTGCTGCTGCAGCAGCTGGACCACCACTGGAAGGAACACCTCGCCACGCTGGATGCGCTGCGCCAGGTCGTGTTCCTGCGCGCCTATGCGCAGAAGCAGCCGATCAACGAATATAAGCAGGAAGCCTTCGGCCTGTTCGAGAACATGCTGGAGACGATCCGCGAGGACGTGACCCGCATCCTGCTCAACAGCCAGCTGCGCATGGCCCCGCCGCCGCAGCAGGAACTGCCCGACCTGCCCGAATTCCTGACTGGCCACATCGATCCGTTCTTCGGCACGGACAATTCCGATGGGTCCAGCAAGCCGACCGGTGCGGAAGCGATGCTGGGCGCGCTGGCGGGTTCGGCCGCTGCGGCAGCCGGGCCGGGCGGGCATTTCCCGGACGACCCCTTCAAGGACCAGGCCGTCAGCCGCAACGCGCCGTGCCCATGTGGCAGCGGCAACAAGTACAAGCATTGCCACGGGGCGATGTGA
- a CDS encoding energy transducer TonB yields the protein MAVAFVLPAAAQDEGVTLSVEEVVTYEPVGPDTPGRPATPKTSPGSWLTADDYPVEARRDGREGNVSFMLQVGPDGRPIGCTVTESSGSADLDAAACDALMQRARFDPARDDAGKPIASTYRNRIMWKLDTRDLPEPTVIETYLIVGTNGEVEECGVTKAEGGFGPRARMFCETAGQARYVQQRDEDGNPVRMRVTTRVQVTHEVVE from the coding sequence GTGGCAGTTGCCTTCGTTTTGCCCGCCGCAGCGCAGGACGAAGGTGTCACCCTTAGCGTCGAAGAGGTCGTTACATACGAGCCGGTCGGCCCGGACACGCCCGGTCGCCCGGCAACGCCGAAAACCTCGCCCGGAAGCTGGCTCACGGCGGACGATTACCCGGTCGAGGCGCGCCGTGATGGTCGCGAAGGCAATGTGAGCTTCATGCTACAGGTCGGGCCCGATGGCAGGCCGATCGGTTGCACGGTGACGGAAAGCTCCGGCTCAGCCGACCTCGACGCCGCCGCCTGCGATGCCCTGATGCAGCGGGCGCGCTTCGATCCGGCGCGCGACGATGCAGGCAAACCTATCGCCAGCACATACCGCAACCGCATCATGTGGAAACTGGATACGCGCGATCTGCCCGAACCGACCGTTATCGAGACTTACCTGATCGTCGGCACGAATGGCGAGGTGGAGGAATGCGGCGTTACGAAGGCCGAGGGCGGGTTTGGTCCCAGGGCTCGAATGTTCTGCGAAACGGCCGGGCAGGCGCGCTACGTCCAGCAGCGCGACGAGGACGGCAATCCGGTACGCATGCGTGTCACCACGCGTGTGCAGGTAACGCACGAAGTGGTGGAATGA
- a CDS encoding energy transducer TonB, which yields MRKSWVAVLLLACSASTAPATAQSTEEAVEEAAVETVAVVVDIEGADGCARVIEDGEEAIVCDRAYLNRTGIRHADYPAEAWRNDEEGRVYFEVAHAIDGSIIDCRITESSGSEVLDAATCPIVLERGEVIQEGLNKAAGTVRGNHYWRKREPQFGIFSVAIAYTVGADGRLFDCEIVNMAGDVPRNMREDFGGNPCPNRSSEPPYRDENGVPINKRVQLSIEVTELPLPAE from the coding sequence ATGCGGAAATCTTGGGTCGCAGTGTTGCTGCTTGCGTGCAGCGCATCGACCGCGCCTGCTACGGCGCAGTCGACAGAGGAAGCGGTCGAGGAGGCCGCAGTCGAAACCGTCGCAGTAGTCGTCGATATCGAAGGCGCCGATGGATGTGCGCGCGTCATCGAAGATGGCGAAGAAGCGATCGTTTGCGACCGCGCCTATTTGAACAGGACCGGCATCCGGCATGCGGATTATCCAGCCGAAGCCTGGCGGAATGACGAAGAAGGGCGTGTCTACTTTGAAGTGGCCCATGCAATCGATGGCTCGATTATCGACTGCCGGATAACCGAATCGAGCGGCAGCGAGGTGCTCGACGCAGCGACGTGCCCGATTGTGCTCGAACGCGGCGAGGTCATCCAGGAAGGGCTGAACAAAGCAGCTGGAACGGTTCGCGGAAATCATTACTGGCGCAAGCGCGAGCCGCAGTTCGGCATATTCTCAGTGGCGATCGCATATACCGTCGGCGCCGATGGTCGGCTGTTCGATTGCGAGATCGTAAATATGGCCGGCGACGTCCCGCGCAACATGCGAGAGGACTTCGGGGGAAACCCGTGCCCGAACAGATCGAGCGAGCCACCTTACCGCGACGAAAACGGCGTGCCGATCAACAAGCGTGTCCAATTATCGATCGAAGTCACGGAGTTGCCGCTTCCGGCGGAATAG
- a CDS encoding acyltransferase family protein has product MSKDWTKETKAPARLPLLDGLRGVAAFGVLAFHLPGFFPVGEAMQRGYLFVDLFFLLSGFVLTPVVAAKNAKGMRARDFFRARILRFWPLAAIGTLLAACLLSITPGAELIPLKFALALAFVPAFFVAEAIFPLNVVQWSLFWELLANGAHARFLDRWKDRALIAIVVLAGAAHGGAILASGHGNLGAHVDDFALALPRIVFSYCMGMLIARHFRGAFVTPWHRWMLRLALPIAAVALLPLAGAYIAWLEAAVVLFALPACFWLIAQCQPSAAWHAGLSWLGSISFPLYAVHMPILIASQMMTFLLLEEISWHGAVIALVLTVFASAWLARVMEPGRVWRRATGPQAAPNPA; this is encoded by the coding sequence ATGAGCAAGGACTGGACAAAAGAAACGAAAGCGCCTGCGCGCCTGCCTCTGCTGGACGGCCTGCGCGGCGTCGCCGCATTCGGCGTGCTGGCCTTTCACCTGCCCGGCTTCTTCCCTGTCGGCGAAGCGATGCAGCGCGGCTATCTGTTCGTGGATCTGTTCTTCCTGCTGAGTGGGTTCGTGCTGACGCCCGTGGTCGCTGCGAAGAACGCAAAGGGCATGCGCGCGCGCGATTTTTTCCGGGCGCGCATTCTGCGGTTCTGGCCGCTGGCAGCAATAGGAACCTTATTGGCCGCCTGCCTCCTTTCGATCACGCCGGGAGCGGAATTGATCCCGTTGAAGTTTGCGCTGGCGCTTGCCTTCGTGCCGGCATTCTTCGTGGCGGAGGCGATTTTCCCGCTCAATGTCGTGCAGTGGAGCCTGTTCTGGGAATTGCTGGCCAATGGAGCCCACGCCCGGTTCTTGGACCGATGGAAGGACCGCGCCCTGATCGCCATCGTCGTGTTGGCCGGAGCTGCGCATGGCGGAGCCATTCTTGCATCTGGACATGGCAACCTTGGCGCGCATGTCGACGACTTCGCACTCGCCCTGCCGCGTATCGTCTTCAGCTATTGCATGGGCATGCTGATCGCGCGCCACTTTCGCGGAGCGTTTGTCACCCCATGGCATCGATGGATGCTGCGGCTTGCTTTACCAATCGCGGCCGTCGCCCTTCTGCCTTTGGCCGGAGCCTACATCGCGTGGCTGGAAGCCGCCGTGGTCCTTTTCGCGTTGCCAGCCTGTTTCTGGCTGATCGCGCAGTGTCAGCCCTCGGCGGCATGGCATGCGGGGCTGTCGTGGCTCGGCAGCATCTCATTCCCGCTTTACGCCGTGCACATGCCGATCCTCATCGCCTCGCAAATGATGACCTTTCTGCTGCTGGAAGAGATTTCGTGGCATGGCGCCGTCATCGCGCTCGTCCTTACTGTATTCGCCTCCGCATGGCTGGCGCGCGTGATGGAACCGGGGCGCGTCTGGCGGCGGGCCACGGGTCCGCAGGCAGCACCCAACCCGGCT